DNA from Polyangiaceae bacterium:
GCAGAGTATTGTAGGCTCTCCTGCAGTCCGCCGCGAAGCCCCGATAGCTGGAAGCCTGGCACTGGCACGACGAAGCTCGGTGGCTGATGAGCGACACCGAAAGCGTGCAGCAACGCGAAGCGCTCCGTCACATCGAAACGGGCGGAGATGCGCGGGTCCACCCCCACCGCTCCAGCTCCATCGGACACGTAGGAATCCGCGCGCAGTCCCGGCGTCACGGTGACGCCGCGCGCGGGTCGGATCCGTGCCTCGGCAAACACCCCCGTCACCAGGTCCGTGCGCTTTGGAAATAGCCGCGCAAAGTCCTGTCGCGCTTGCGGGTCATCCTCGGTGTCGTCGGTCGGCGCTCTGACGTCGTAGGTGTCGGTGAGTAGGTCCGCTCCAAGTGACAGCGTCAGTTCCTCCGCCGCGCGATGTACGATTTCGCTGCGAAAACCCAGGGTTCGGTCGCGCAGGAAGAAGTCTTCGTCTTCACCACGGGTGCGCTCCATGCCAAGGGTGGTGGCAACGCGCAGATTCGTGCGCGCGCTGGCGCGATGGTCCCACCGTAGGTCGATGCGATGGAACTCACTCGACAGCAACACACGCGTTCCCTGCTCCTGTCTCTCGCCCAAGAAGTCGAAAGCCCCGAAGGAGAACACGCTGACAGTATCGCGTGAACCTACGTCGTAGCTCGCTCGCAGTTGGTAGTCCCAGTACTCGAGCACGGCCTCGGGCGAGAGCAGCGACAGCAGCAGTCCGGTGTAGCTGTAGCGTCCTCCCGCTAGCACCGTCGCGCGACCATCGAGGAGCGGTGCCTCCACCATCGCGCCTGCGTCCAGCAACCGAACGCTGGCTTCACCGTGGAACTCTGGTCGGGGCGCCGTCGTCTCTCCTGCCACGATGCCGCCAGCAAAGCGCCCGTAGCGCGCGGGATAGCCGCCGGAGTAGAGATCGACGCGCTCCACGATGGCGGGATGCACCACACTGGGACCGAGCCCCACGTGGTAGAGCAGCGGCACGCGAATCCCATCGAGAAAGTAGCCGACGTTTCCCGGCGGCGCGCCGCGCACGAAGAAGTAGGGCACGCCGCTGATGAGCGGTGTCACCCCCGGTAGCGCTTCCACCGCGCGGAACGGGTCTCCGAAGCTACCCGGAAGCTCGCGCACCTCGGCGCGCGTGAAGGAACTGACCGAGGGTGCGAGACGCTCGCCTTCCACGGTAACCTCGATTGCGCGCGGCGGAGGCGGCACCGCCTCGCCCGGAGTCGTCGGTTCGGATACCACCGCCGCCCCTACGACTGGAGCGTCTTCCTGCTCCGCTGCCTGGGGTTGCCGAAACGTTACTTGATAACGAATGCGCGCAACCACGGGCCTTCCGCCTCGCTGCGCAGGCGTGAACGTGAATCGCTGAGCTGCGGTGACCGCTGCCGTCGAGAACGGAGGGTCGCCAGCAACGCTCCGTGCACCCGTGACGTGACCCGTCTCGTCGATGGTCAGCTCCAGGATCACCACCGCGTCTCCCTGAGCGTGAGGCGGGTAGAACACCTCGGCGCTCGCCACCCGGGGCCGCACGATGCCACTTGAGTCGCGATTCTGTGAGAGCGCAGCGCGCGGGACGGCCAAGGCGACGAGTAGGCACAGCAGCGGCGTCACCCTCACCCGCCGACGGTAGTGTTCTGTGTCTGCAATTCCTATCAGAATCGCAGACGGCGCTTCGCCTCCGCTGCTTTCGTAGCGAAGCCACTCGAGCTACGGCGAAGGCGCGAGGTCCGAACAGCAGCGAAAGCCGATCTCGTAGAAGCGGAAGCCATCACCGTGAGTGATGATGTTGTTCTGACAGGTGCGTGTCTCCGCCCAATAGCGCCCCTTCAGATTGCCGTGAAACGAGGGCGTGCCTCCGTCGCGGCGTCGCGTCCATTCTTCGACGTTGCCCGTGAGATCGAACACGCCGTACTCCCTCACGCAGCCCGGCTTCGAGCCGGACGGTTCCGCCTGATACAGCGCCTGCACGTGATCCGCCGCGATCGCCGCCGTGGGGGACTTGGCTTTGGCCTCCGCCAACAGTTGTTCCAAGCTCGCGATGCTGGGCGTCGATACGGTGAAAGGCCAACCGTTGAGCTTGGTCTGGTCGTAGAGCTTCCAGAGCTTGTCGTCAGTGCACGTGCCGGGCTCTTGTACATCGCCGTAGGGATACTTTTGCATCCCGTTCCCGCCGCACGCCAGCGCCCACTCATCGTCGAAGCAAAGCCGTTTGTCCCGTGCCACGCACCACGCTTCTGCCTCGTCGAAGGAGAACATCACCAGGGGCAGCCCGCCCGGTGTGTTGGGCGCTTCGTAACGGTCCATGCATGCGCTGCCCACGGGCTCCATGTCCGCCGGGCAGGGCCCCACTTCGCCGTCGCTCACTGCGGCATCCGCGCCGCTCTCCGGAAAGCCGCCTTCGGCGACTCCGACTTCAGCAGTGGCGTCGGCCACAGCATCGTGGCCCGCGTCGACGATCAGTGCTCCGCCCTGCGACGACTCGTCGCTACTGCAGGCGTTCGCGAGGCACGTGATGAAGAGCAACGACACTCGCGCCAGGGGCGCCGCTGGGCGCAAGCGCAGCCTCGATCCGAGACGAGCTGCCCTCGGTTCCCCTCTGCCACGACCTGCCAGCATGTGCGCAAGCCTAACGCATTCCTCGGGCCGTGCCCGTCGCAGCTCGCGCCGTGGGGCGAACGTACATCTGCCGCTACTTCGGCACGATCGACAAGACGTCCATCTGGATGAACTGCCCGTTGTACACATTGGGAGCGGGCGGCACGCCGGGCACGACGATGGGCGTGCCCGAAGCCTGGTCCAGGTTCATGATTTCATATGGTCCCGAGTCGTTGGCGGTCGCGGAAAGCGTGACCGTCGCCCCCGCGGTCACCTGCACGGTGTGCTGATAGTCGAGAGGAACACAGAAGAACTGGGATGATGTGCCGCTGTTCAGATAGTAGGTCTGGGGCGGGGCCGAGATTTCCAGCTTGTAGACGTTCCAATCGTCAGTAGCCGGCGCTCCACCAACGTGTAGGTAGCCGTTCTTGGTGCCTCCGGTGTAGGTCTTCTCCTCGACCACGCCGCGAAAGCGCAAGGTGACGTCGTAGGTGGTGCCCGTCGCACCACCTACGGTCGTCGATGTGGTCACGGGCTGAACGGTGACGCAGACGTTCGAAGTGAAGCTAGCCACGCACGGCAGCTCCCAACGGAGTGCCGATAGACTGCCAGCCACGTTGGTGCAGGTCCCGGACGTGCAGATCCATCCGTCCCCATGCAGGGCCTTGCAGCCGTCATTGCCACAACACTCGGCGGCTTTGCATGTGTTGGAACAACACACACCGGTCCCGCCGTCGGTCAGCGCGCAGGCGGTCTCGTCCGTTCCACAGTTGGTACCGCTGTCGCCGCCAGACGCGCCACCCGCTCCCGATGCTCCGGCACTGCCGTCGGCCCCGGCGCCGCCATCCGTCCCAGCGCTACCGCCACTGCCGGCGCTGCCCCCAGAGCCAGCGCCACCGCCGCTACCGGCGCTGCCACCGGTTCCGGCGCTGCCTCCACTCGTCCCGCTTGCAGCGCTCCCGCCCGTGCCACTGCCACCTCCGGCACTGCCGCCCTTTCCTCCACCTCCCCCGGAGGTCTCACCGGAGTCGCCACACGCGGCGACTCCGCCGACCGCGACCAGGCCGATGCACATCGTCCCCAAGAACGTCCGCCCATACCAAAGAAGCCCTCGCATCATGGAACGCCCCTTTCTTGCACACTCTCAGCCCCGAACTTTGCGCCTCAGTGCGACGCCCGTCCACAGAAATGGAAGCGCCCTGGTGCGTATCCGAGCGAAACTATGCGTGCGAAGCATGCGCCATCTCGATGCAAACGCGGCGCTAGCTCTTGCTAGCGCTCTGAACGCGCTTCGCGAGGTCCATCAGATCCGCACCTCTTAGCGCACCCTCGATCAGCTCGGGCAGGCGCGTGGGAGTGCAGCCGAAGCACGGGACGCCCAGCGCGGCTAGGCGCCGCGCGAGGTGCTCGTCGTAACTGGGTACGCCGCTGTCGGACAGGGCCAAGAGGCAGATCACACGCACGCCCGAGGCAACCATTTCCTCCATGCGGCGAACCAACTCCGCCTGATTGCCACCTTCGTACAAGTCCGTGATCAGGATGAACAGCGTCTGCGAAGGCTCTTGGACGAACTGCTGGCAGTAGGCGACGGACTTGTTGATGTCGGTGCCACCGCCCAGCTGCACGCCGAAGATCATGTCGACAGGGTCGTCGCCGCATTTTTCCGTGAGGTCCACTACCTCGGTGTCGAAGGCCACCACGCGAGTATCGAGCGCAGGGAGCGACGCGAAGATGGCGCCCATCACCGAGCCGTAGACGACGGACTCCGCCATGGATCCGCTCTGGTCCATGTCCACGATCACTCGCCAATTGTTGCTGCGCTGCGCGCGGCTGAAGAAGTAGACGCGCTCGGGCACCAGGCAGCGGCGTACCGGATCCCAATTCTTGAGGTTGCGCCCGATGGTCCACTTGTAGTCGAGGGACGCCACGTGGGGGATGGGGCTGTGCTCGTTGCGGTTCAGGGCGCCGGCCACGGCCTGACGAATGCGCTGTTCGAGCAGCTGCTTGATCTGCTCCACCACCGCTCGCACCACCATGCGCGCCGTCTCCTTGGTGCGCTCCGGGATTTGTCCGCTCAACGACATGAGGGTGCCAACGAGTGCAACGCTGGGCTCGACGTTGGCCAGCATCTCCGGCTCGAACAAGAGCTGCTTCAGACCCCTGCGCTCGATGGCGTCTTGCTGAATGACGGTGACCACGTCTTCGGCGAAGTACGTGCGCACGTCCGCTAGCCACTTCGCCAAGCGCGGCGCCGATGCGCCAAGTCCGGCGCTGCGTCCGCCCTCGGAGCCACCTTCCGTCTCGTCGTAGATGGCAGCCAGGGCTTCGTCCATCAAGAGCTCGTCCGCGGTCAGGGCGCAGCGGCCGCCGCCCAGCTTGTCGAACTCCGACTGGGTGCCATTGCCGAGCACCAAGCGCCAGCGCGAAAGCTGCTCTTTGTCCAGCTTGGTCATCACAAGTCTTCGAAGTCGAAGTCCCCCAGCTCTTCGAGCTTGGATTCCTCGGCTTCCGTCAAGGGGCGCTCGAGCTCCTGGCTCAGCTCGTCTTTGCCCACCCCCCAGCACTCCGCCAGGTTCTCCGTGATGGTGCGCTTCTCTGGGATGCTGAAACTCCCAAAGGCGCGACGCAGGAACACGAGTGCCCGCCGGAACTCCTCGCCATCCAGCGACGCGACGTAGTCCGCCAAACGTTGCCACAGACCGAGGCGGGAGAGCAGCACGTAGCGGTTGCGCGACGCGAGCCCTTCGAACCACCCGGCGCCCAGATCCGCGTCGACTCCGGGAGAGAGGCGTCGGCTGACCTCGCGGGAGAGCTCCGCCGTGTCGATTAGGTTGCGCTCCAAGAGCAGCGCGCAGGAGTAGCCGCTGAGCAGCGGGTTCAGGTCGTCCGCGGCTGACAGCGCCGAGAGTTCGGAGAGGTACAGTTCTTCGTCGACCAGCTCGTCGTTCTCGACCGCCACGCGGTCCAGATCGGAGAGCGCACTGCGCACGCCCCCGGCGGATTGGTTGTCGCACTTGGCCGCCTGCGGAAGAGCCAGCACGCCCTGCACGAACAGCTCGCTCACCAGAGGCATCAGCGGCTCGCGATCGAACTGCCGCACGTCGCCGTAGCGGATCACCCGCGCTAGCTCCGAGGCCGCCTGCGCAATGGTCACGAAGTCGCTCGTGGTCGCGGCCAAAGCTTGCACCGTGGCCCGCGCCGCGTCCGCGGTCTTCGGCATGCCGCAGTCACACGCCTGGCGCACGATGCGCGCGGCGTCGGCGGCATTGCCACAACCCTCCAGGCGCTGCTTGAAGGCGTAGCTAGCAGCCAGATCCACGGTTTCCCCGAGCAGCACGGCTTCCACCAGCTCGATCTCACTCTCCGGCGTCCACTGCAGCTGCCACATCTCTTTGTAGGAAGCGCCGCGATCGTCCAAGGGTACGGGTTTGGCGAAGCCGACGTTGAGCACGGCCAGGCGATGCAGGAAGAAGCTGCGGTTCAGGTCCAAGAACGCGGCGTCTTCGCTCTTCGCCCGGCGGTTCTCCCGCAGATCCAGCGCAAGCTCCGTCTTCACCGTGGTCTTGTACTTCTCGAGCTTCAGACGCCGGAGCTGCTCCGCAAAGTCCAGCTGGATGCTGGTCTGGCTCACGCCGGGGGGCAGCTCCCCGATCTCCGTTCCCACCTCCACGCGTGCGCGGGCATCTCCGATCACCGAAGCCTGCCCATGGCCGATGAGCGTCCTGGCGGCGTCCTGCAAATCCAACAACGTGGGCGCCTGCCCGGAGTGCAATGCGGACAGCGTGCGAGCGAGGCGCACGCCTTCGATCACTTCCGCCGTGGAGCGTGAGGTGCCGCCTTTGCGCAAGTGCCGCACGATCTGCGACAGGTAGTTCGCCGCCAGGTGGTCCATCTCGCCGGCCTGCATCGAGTCCCACAGCATCTCGAAGTACGCGGGAGCGTGGTTGCCGGCGCCGTAGCCGGACTGCGACGAGAGCCGGAAGTAAGAATAGGGCATCAGCGTGAGCTTGGTCTCCGCCCGCGGCAGCTTCTCGAACTCCGCGTCCGTCATGGCGGGGATCGACCGGTCGATCACAGGGGCGTGGAACGCGCCCACGAGCACCACGATTCTCTCGGGGCTGTGCCCGCGCGCGACGGCCTTCTCCACCTGGCGTCGCATGAACGCCTCCCGCACCAGGTTCTCGGCAAAATCCCGGGGCTTGCCGGCCTCCAGCTCCCGCAGACCGCGGCCCAGCTCCAGTGCGGCGGAGCGGTAGCTGTCGTCCGCCAAGTTGTGCTCGAAGTGCCGCTCCCAGTACGTGGTGTAGCTCGGCTCTTCGAAACGTTCGGCGATGGCGTCGTAGGTGCTCTTCCGCGGCGCTTCTACCTCCTTGGATTCTGACTCCGCGTCGTGCTCGCGGACCGCAAGACCCAAGAAGATGTCCGACGGAAGGTCGATGAGCTCGACCTCCACGTCGTGCTCCAGCGCCCATGCCATGGCCTGGTACTCGGGGCTGTAGCGCGCCAGTGGATACACGATGGTGCGAATGGGAACGGCCTGCGTATACGCCAAGATGGCGACGGGCGGACGTGTACGACGATCGCAGATGTGTTCGATGAGTTCATTCGCGTCGGACAGCCCTTCGATCTGGACGAGCGTGGGCTTCACGCGACCGAGGAACGCGCGCACGTGCCACGCGCCCGCGGGCGACAGGTGGCGTGTGCCGAAGACCTGCACCATGGCGCGACTCAGGCTTCCTTGCTCTCCGCGCGCTTCTTGCTGGGGTTCATGGTGTTGCACGCTTGGTACAGGTCGCGCCACTCGGCCCCGCGCTTCTTCATCACGTTCTTGAGGTACTCGATCCAGATGCCTTGATCCTTGTCCTCGTCTTTCACCACGGCGCCCTGCAGACCCGCCGCGAGATCGTGCGCGCCCACTTCGCCGTCTCCGAAGTTCCCGGCCAGGGCCATGCTGTTCGTCAAGAGCGAGATGGCTTCCGCGGTGCTCAGCACGCCGGACGGTGTCTTGACCTTGGCGGAGCCGTCCAGAGTCTGCCCGTCGCGCAGCTCGCGAAACACCGTGACCACCTTGTCGATGGCGTCCTCCGCGGGCACGGGCGCCGCCAGCTGGAGGTTCTCCGCCAGCTCCGCCACGCGCTTCTTCACGATCTCGATTTCCGTGTCCAGATCCGCGGGCGGCGGCAGCACCACGATGTTGAAGCGGCGCTTGAGAGCGGCTGACATGTCGTTCACACCGCGGTCTCGGGTGTTTGCCGTGGCGATCACCGAGAAGCCACGCTTGGCGGGCACCTCCCGCGCCAGCTCCGGCACGGAGATGCGCTTTTCCGACAGGAGCGAAATCATCGCGTCCTGCACTTCCGGCGCGCAGCGCGTGATCTCCTCGAAGCGCGCGATGCTGCCCTCTTCCATCGCACGGTAGATGGGACTCTTGATCAACGCGTCTGGGCTGGGACCGTTCGCGATCAGCATCGCGTAGTTCCAGGTGTAGCGAATCTGCTCTTCCGTTGT
Protein-coding regions in this window:
- a CDS encoding VWA domain-containing protein — translated: MTKLDKEQLSRWRLVLGNGTQSEFDKLGGGRCALTADELLMDEALAAIYDETEGGSEGGRSAGLGASAPRLAKWLADVRTYFAEDVVTVIQQDAIERRGLKQLLFEPEMLANVEPSVALVGTLMSLSGQIPERTKETARMVVRAVVEQIKQLLEQRIRQAVAGALNRNEHSPIPHVASLDYKWTIGRNLKNWDPVRRCLVPERVYFFSRAQRSNNWRVIVDMDQSGSMAESVVYGSVMGAIFASLPALDTRVVAFDTEVVDLTEKCGDDPVDMIFGVQLGGGTDINKSVAYCQQFVQEPSQTLFILITDLYEGGNQAELVRRMEEMVASGVRVICLLALSDSGVPSYDEHLARRLAALGVPCFGCTPTRLPELIEGALRGADLMDLAKRVQSASKS
- a CDS encoding TonB-dependent receptor; this encodes MRVTPLLCLLVALAVPRAALSQNRDSSGIVRPRVASAEVFYPPHAQGDAVVILELTIDETGHVTGARSVAGDPPFSTAAVTAAQRFTFTPAQRGGRPVVARIRYQVTFRQPQAAEQEDAPVVGAAVVSEPTTPGEAVPPPPRAIEVTVEGERLAPSVSSFTRAEVRELPGSFGDPFRAVEALPGVTPLISGVPYFFVRGAPPGNVGYFLDGIRVPLLYHVGLGPSVVHPAIVERVDLYSGGYPARYGRFAGGIVAGETTAPRPEFHGEASVRLLDAGAMVEAPLLDGRATVLAGGRYSYTGLLLSLLSPEAVLEYWDYQLRASYDVGSRDTVSVFSFGAFDFLGERQEQGTRVLLSSEFHRIDLRWDHRASARTNLRVATTLGMERTRGEDEDFFLRDRTLGFRSEIVHRAAEELTLSLGADLLTDTYDVRAPTDDTEDDPQARQDFARLFPKRTDLVTGVFAEARIRPARGVTVTPGLRADSYVSDGAGAVGVDPRISARFDVTERFALLHAFGVAHQPPSFVVPVPGFQLSGLRGGLQESLQYSAGFEARLPWDLTATVNVFHNTFFNMTDLLGTLQSGNDNEDRAVDERSLGRSLGLEVFLRRPLTKQLGGFLSYTLSRSTRSIGREQFVSSFDRTHVLNLALGYDLGRRWRVGSRLVFYTGFPVQEDSDPASRRAAPDRVPPFHRIDLRLEKKWPLGKRGYWAFVLEVLNATLQKEVVDVDCSGGRCREDAIGPVTIPSLGVEAAF
- a CDS encoding DUF5682 family protein, translating into MVQVFGTRHLSPAGAWHVRAFLGRVKPTLVQIEGLSDANELIEHICDRRTRPPVAILAYTQAVPIRTIVYPLARYSPEYQAMAWALEHDVEVELIDLPSDIFLGLAVREHDAESESKEVEAPRKSTYDAIAERFEEPSYTTYWERHFEHNLADDSYRSAALELGRGLRELEAGKPRDFAENLVREAFMRRQVEKAVARGHSPERIVVLVGAFHAPVIDRSIPAMTDAEFEKLPRAETKLTLMPYSYFRLSSQSGYGAGNHAPAYFEMLWDSMQAGEMDHLAANYLSQIVRHLRKGGTSRSTAEVIEGVRLARTLSALHSGQAPTLLDLQDAARTLIGHGQASVIGDARARVEVGTEIGELPPGVSQTSIQLDFAEQLRRLKLEKYKTTVKTELALDLRENRRAKSEDAAFLDLNRSFFLHRLAVLNVGFAKPVPLDDRGASYKEMWQLQWTPESEIELVEAVLLGETVDLAASYAFKQRLEGCGNAADAARIVRQACDCGMPKTADAARATVQALAATTSDFVTIAQAASELARVIRYGDVRQFDREPLMPLVSELFVQGVLALPQAAKCDNQSAGGVRSALSDLDRVAVENDELVDEELYLSELSALSAADDLNPLLSGYSCALLLERNLIDTAELSREVSRRLSPGVDADLGAGWFEGLASRNRYVLLSRLGLWQRLADYVASLDGEEFRRALVFLRRAFGSFSIPEKRTITENLAECWGVGKDELSQELERPLTEAEESKLEELGDFDFEDL
- a CDS encoding AAA family ATPase, which gives rise to MATSKKKSDGKNDSETLRLSAEHLFQAELEALMANESHSIPTGWRMSPRSVLTYICGGKAGSTAITPKYVGHQRLVEIAISTLVTDRALLLIGEPGTAKSWLSEHLTAAVCGDSTKVVQGTAGTTEEQIRYTWNYAMLIANGPSPDALIKSPIYRAMEEGSIARFEEITRCAPEVQDAMISLLSEKRISVPELAREVPAKRGFSVIATANTRDRGVNDMSAALKRRFNIVVLPPPADLDTEIEIVKKRVAELAENLQLAAPVPAEDAIDKVVTVFRELRDGQTLDGSAKVKTPSGVLSTAEAISLLTNSMALAGNFGDGEVGAHDLAAGLQGAVVKDEDKDQGIWIEYLKNVMKKRGAEWRDLYQACNTMNPSKKRAESKEA
- a CDS encoding SUMF1/EgtB/PvdO family nonheme iron enzyme; the encoded protein is MLAGRGRGEPRAARLGSRLRLRPAAPLARVSLLFITCLANACSSDESSQGGALIVDAGHDAVADATAEVGVAEGGFPESGADAAVSDGEVGPCPADMEPVGSACMDRYEAPNTPGGLPLVMFSFDEAEAWCVARDKRLCFDDEWALACGGNGMQKYPYGDVQEPGTCTDDKLWKLYDQTKLNGWPFTVSTPSIASLEQLLAEAKAKSPTAAIAADHVQALYQAEPSGSKPGCVREYGVFDLTGNVEEWTRRRDGGTPSFHGNLKGRYWAETRTCQNNIITHGDGFRFYEIGFRCCSDLAPSP